Proteins from a genomic interval of Borrelia puertoricensis:
- a CDS encoding DUF603 domain-containing protein, with protein MNRVKKSFDDYVVYFREGKLNNTGIAKELGVSRVNVGKMRRKWEALKDDPEYITGAAKLTICEDTLNNILFHASQSTAQARDLKSQFSMAKSMLGLEFINSFSRYLELELKTHNYKIEELESQISNLYKKTLSKKVAHSEEESRELEELKLKLDELKRERELKKMSLCYKTMLKLKATDTDVRSKLQI; from the coding sequence ATGAATAGGGTAAAGAAATCGTTTGATGATTATGTTGTGTATTTTAGAGAAGGGAAGCTTAATAACACTGGTATAGCAAAAGAGCTGGGAGTTAGTCGTGTTAATGTAGGAAAGATGAGACGCAAATGGGAAGCGCTTAAAGATGACCCTGAGTATATTACTGGTGCTGCTAAGCTTACTATTTGTGAAGATACTTTAAATAATATCTTATTTCATGCATCACAAAGTACAGCCCAGGCGCGTGATCTTAAAAGTCAGTTTAGTATGGCTAAAAGTATGTTGGGACTAGAATTTATAAATTCATTTAGTCGTTATTTAGAGTTAGAACTTAAAACTCATAATTACAAAATAGAAGAACTCGAGTCTCAAATTAGCAATCTTTACAAGAAGACTTTAAGTAAAAAAGTTGCACATTCAGAAGAAGAGAGTCGTGAGCTTGAAGAGTTAAAACTTAAACTCGATGAGCTTAAAAGGGAGAGAGAACTTAAGAAGATGTCACTATGTTACAAGACAATGCTAAAGCTTAAAGCTACTGATACAGATGTGCGCTCTAAATTACAAATTTAA
- a CDS encoding Mlp family lipoprotein, producing MNKINFILILLLLMSSCEWFDSYKDIKSRGRSKREVNSEQTEKVQKTPEEALKEKLNDNQKSNLDFLKEALGDKEKFNQLLTLDEEKIKAALEHIHTELEKCNGNDEGKSTFKQVVKGYFSKMDESTLNDFKNQATSTCQVGAGS from the coding sequence ATGAATAAAATTAATTTTATTTTGATTTTATTATTACTAATGAGTAGTTGTGAATGGTTTGATTCTTATAAAGACATCAAAAGTAGAGGTAGAAGCAAAAGAGAAGTAAACTCAGAACAAACAGAAAAAGTTCAAAAAACACCTGAAGAAGCCTTAAAAGAAAAGCTAAATGATAATCAAAAATCAAACCTAGATTTTTTAAAAGAGGCATTAGGTGATAAGGAAAAGTTTAATCAACTTCTAACTCTAGATGAAGAAAAGATAAAAGCTGCACTTGAACATATACATACTGAGCTCGAAAAATGTAACGGAAATGATGAGGGTAAAAGCACTTTTAAACAAGTAGTAAAAGGATACTTTAGCAAAATGGATGAAAGTACACTCAATGATTTTAAAAATCAAGCAACAAGCACTTGTCAAGTAGGAGCAGGAAGTTAA